The DNA window GACTGGGCCAAGATCGAGCGCCAGCTATACGGATGCACCGCCAAATGGGACGCCAAAGCCCAGACGTGCAAAGGAAAGTGGGTGCCCCTCTACGAGCAGCAGCCCTGATTTAGCGCGATAATTGATATTCGCGGACAAGGATCGATGCAGGAACATGCCATGCCCGTTCGATTTTGCGGATCATGTGGAGGGTCAGCCCCCGCTTGCGGGCCAGAACCTCGGTCGCGCGCGATTGCCCGATCAGGGACGCCAGATCGGCACGGGTGCGCCTTCCGCCTCCATGGCCGCTTCAATCGCTTCCACCGGGTCCAGCTTGTCGACCGGCCACCGCTTCCGCTCATATTCATCGACCAGGGTTGCCAGCACATCGAGACGATCCTCGTCCGCGCTGCCCGCTTCCGCGCTCCAGAGAACGCGGATTTCATCGACCGCCGCCCGATGGTCGTCATCGTTCCTGATAGGTCTGATATCCATTTGCCTGTCCTTCAAAACTGATCGACGGTCGCGGCGTCGATGCGGTCATATTCAGCATGTGTCCCAATAAACTTTATGAAAGCGATCCCTCGCCGGAAATGGAACGCAACGATCATTCTATGATCGCCGCCCGCCACTTCAAATCTAACCCGTTCTGCCGTCACCGTTTTTGCTTTTGAAAAATCGGCCATGACTTCGATTGTCGAAGACCAGTCCGCATTTTCTGCAACCTCGAGCCAATGTGTCAATGACGCACGGGTCAGGGGATGCGTCGCGAAATAGGCTACGATGTTTTTGCGGGCGATGATCCTCATGAGCGGGCTATGTCATTTCCCAATATGGGAAACAACCCCTTAATTCCCATATTGGGAAGCTGTAGAAACTGGCATCAGTCCGGTTTCCCTTCTGGTGCCCGTCAGGGCACGCCAAGCCCTTGGATCGCACAGACCTGCCCCCAACGGCACCCCTGCGCTCTACGAGCCGGAAATCGCCTCCTACACCTCCTGATAGCCAATTGGGACCTTGCAGCATTGCGCAACGTGGAAGGGGTAGGATTCCTATCCGAGTACGCCCAACGCGTGCCGCGACTAGCGGCACTCAACGTTCACTTTTTGTTCTGCTCTAAAGGGGTTGCTTCGCCAGCGCTTAAGTTCGCG is part of the Sphingobium sp. Z007 genome and encodes:
- a CDS encoding type II toxin-antitoxin system HigB family toxin; this encodes MRIIARKNIVAYFATHPLTRASLTHWLEVAENADWSSTIEVMADFSKAKTVTAERVRFEVAGGDHRMIVAFHFRRGIAFIKFIGTHAEYDRIDAATVDQF